The nucleotide sequence TGACTTTTTTCGATCTTGAGATCTTACATAGGGTTGGTTCAAAACTTGGAACGCTATTAAAAATCGATTCATGCACATCCGGTACCACTGGAGGTAGATATGCACGTATATGTATTGAAGTTCCTTTAGAACGCCCGGTAAAAACACACATATTCATTGGCAATCATCGTAAACAAATACTTTATGAAGGTCTTACTCTGTTATGCACATTATGTAGACGTTTAGGTCACAACAAAAATCTATGCACACAAACAAACTCTCCTACAACCCCCATCACCACCAAAATCAACTCCACAACTACTCCAAAAGCCACAATATCCACCTCCAACAACAACATAATTGCTCCACACACCCCGTCAACTTCACATACATCTACTGCCAACGAATGAAAAATAGTCACTTTCCCCACAAGATAAAAAAATAACAGTCCATCATGCGGGAAAAGCACTCAACCAATACGCTCACATTCATCACTGGAACCTAACCACCCCTCTTGCGATGTCAAGACGGCTGGGCCACAAAAGATTTATCAAACGGGCCCTACAAGTAAGTCCTCTAATGAATCACTCTCAATCCCTACTCCCCCTACGACAGGAAAAGAAATGCATACCCCCCTCAAATGCTTTAATAATAAAACATTACTCCTAATTGAGGAAAATACGGATACTTCTATGATGGACTCAACCACAACCCATACTGGCCCAACGTTAACCGCTCCCAAGCCCAATACAAATTCTCCTAAATTAGAACTAACCCCCCAAAGCCCAAAATAAAAGACCAGTAGCACGCCTACTCATTACAAAGGCCACCAATCATCCCTTCCTCCTTCCGCATCAAACCAATGCCATGCACCCTTAAGCCACGTAGAAAATAATACTGACATGGAAACCACCTCGTCTTCTCCGTCAGAACTAGCCCCTAATTCAACTTCTACACAACATAATACCCAAACTTATGATGGCCCTAATAAATCTACTCTCTCTAGCCCACAACCAACTCAACAGCCTATTTCCAACCAATATACTTTTCACTCAGCCCAACATTTATCACACACATCACATGCAAACCACCACTGTAATATTACCCCTACCAGCCAAATACCATCAATTACACCATCTAATCAACCGCACCCATTGACCACTCCAATTAACCTAGATCCTGAAACCATCCCATTAATCACACCACTATATTTTGACACTACTACTACACGCAAACCTCCTCATATAACTGACCAACACCAAAATGAATCATCTACCACTAAATCTACAACACCGGAGAACACTCACCTACTCCAACACACCCCTCTTCAACTATCCCAGAACCATGAATCGCAATATCAACCACCCTTGGAACAACCCACCTTGAAACCTGCCACCACTTTACATCATTCAATATCCACCCACATAAGCTTACCCTCAATCATGGTTAGAAATGAGCCTACAGGAACATGTACTTACATTCACGATGGAAGTGGAAGGCCAGGAAGTGATCCTCATGCTCCAGAACCCAGCAGATATTGCACAGATAGTAACGGAAGGCATGAGGATGGGGGAGGAACTCTACAACCAGTATCTATGGGCCATGCATCCACCCCCATCCATAAAACACTTCCAGACACACACACCACTCCCCCCACTATACTACAATCacacagctttcatggatctacCATTTTATCTACCACAAGTTCCACCACACTACTACTTCCATGGATACAACAAAGGTCAACCATCTATATCCCATACCCCTTGCATGCATAAGCAGCACCATATCAACCCACTCTAGTACATACACCATAAGCAACTCCCAACATACTCGATGAAATAGATCAACTCGAGGTGGCAACAACAATGGCGGAGATCAGGGAAACACAACCAATCTTGTGTTtcctcaacaacaacaaatattaTGACCTCAAAGAACAATATACAAGAAAGGTGTTCATCATGTGTCCGCCGGAACTTCAAAGTTACTCACACAATCTCCGACCAACAAACAACCCAGAGGTAGGAAAGTACGGGTTAGTATTGATTCCCTCACTACTCGGATCAATAGTGCCCCAAGTGGAGACACCACAGACTccaccacccccacccccaccaccCCCACAGTAATCAAATGCAGATTATAATATGGAATTGTCGTGGAGCTCAGTCACAAGACTTCAAAAGAAATTTTCGATCGTTACTCAACTACCACTAACCTACCCAAGTAGCACTGCTGGAAACTCACCTCCAAAGCCATGCTCATTTGAAGGAAGAGTTTGGTTTTACAAACATAGCATAAGCACCAGCACAAGGGCACTCAGATGGTATCGTACTACTATGGCATAAGGAACTGCTCAAGCTGGACCAAATAGAGGTGACTTCAGAAGCCATACACTCTATTGTCCAGGTACCTCCTAACCCTAATACTTGGTTATTTTCAGCTATATATGCAAAAAATGACTTGCATGCACGTACTTCTTTATGGGATCACTTAATGACTATGCATGATAATATCCATGTGCCTTGATTAATCGGGAGTGATTTTAATGAAATAACATGTGCAAATGAAAAATATGGAGGTAACCCTATAAATAATTCCAGATGTGACCATTTCATCCGATGTCTTGACTATTGTAATTTATTAGATTTAGGCTTTAGAGAGAGTAGCTATACCTGGACAAACAAAAGATGCCTAGCTAATAGCATTTTGGAACGATTAGATCGATTTGTTTGTAAATATGAATGGCTTAATCTATTTCCTGAAGCCAATGTACAACATCTTCCACGAACTCATTCGGACCATTGTCCGTTACTTCTtcaattaaaacaaaaaatttcTCGTAAAAAAATATTTCGATTTGAAATCATTTGGTCGTCCCACCCATCCTTCCCTACTCTTATTATCAATAATTGGACTCCTTAAAAACACTTGTCGACAGTTATTACTGATTTCACTGAGGATGTCCAAAATTGAAATCAAGACACTTTTGGgaacattttaaaaaataaaaaaacatattGGCTCGTCTTAATGGGCTTCAATCATCACCTATTTACCCAACTAGTCATTTCCttcaaatattagaaaaataccTCGTAAAGTAATTTAATCAACTGCTTAAAATGGAACAGGATTTTTGGCGCTTAAAATCCAGAGTTAATTGGCTTCAACAAGGGGATGTCAATACTAAGTTCTTCCATCTCACAACACTCCAACGACGGAGGAGGAACATGATCACAACTCTTAAGGATCTAGGAGGTAACTGGATTACGGAACAACCACTAGTAAATTCTTTAATAACTAACTATTACAACACTTTATTCACCACTACCCACAGTCACTCCTACATTAAGCAGCCTACACATGATTTTCATACACTCACTACCATAGATCATACCATCTTGACACGCCCATTAACCACTCAGGAAATACATCATGCCATTCAATCGTTCCAACCCCTTAAAGCACCAGGGCCTAATGGTTTACACCCATTTTTCTATCAAACATATTGGCCACAAGTTGCCTAATCAGTAGTTTCCTTTTGCAATGAGGTTTTTACCACTTGCCAAATTCTTAATCAAATTAATGAAACATAGCTATGCCTCATTCCTAAGGTCAAAAACCCTTCAATGATCAGTCAATATTTCCCAATCGGGCTTTGCTACTATCTATAAAATAATCACTAAAATAATTGTACATCGTATTAAACGtttcataaataaaataattagtccGGAGCAATCTGCCTTCTTAAAAGGGCGTAGAGCAGCAGATAATGCCATAATCGCTCAAGAAATTCTCAACTACTTCCGTAAGAAGAAAGGAAAGGTagcaaatttttttattaaactaGATCTAGAAAAAGCCTTTGACAAGATGGAATGGGTCTTCATTAAAGAAAGATTATACTACTTTATTTCTCTCATAGAATTATCTCTCTAATTATGTCTTGCATCACaaccatttctatttcaattctTATCAATGGTCACCCTTCCCCTTTCTTCTTTCCCTCGAGGGGCATCAGGCACGGAGATCCATTATCCccttacttttttattttattcatggAAAGACTCTCACGACAAATAGACCAATTGGTGGATTATCAACAATGGAAAGCAATCACATCTAGTGTCCACACAATTATTGATACACTTTCACTTTTTACACAAAAAAGGACAAAgtatcaatttcataaaaacaaaattttatttCTCCAGTAATGCCGCACCAGTGGAAAAATCATTTGTCCTAACCTCCTTTAACATGAGGAAAGGTATCCTTTTTGGTAAATATTTTGGTTTCCCATTATTTGTTAATAAACCAATATCCCGTGATTTTCAGTACATCTTAGACAACTTCAAAGTTAAGTTGTCAGGATGAAAAATCAATATGCTTTCGATGGCAGGACGAACTACCTTAATAAAATCTACCTTAAACACACTACCAAACCACATAATGCAATACATTAAAATACCTTCCCAAGTTATCCTAAGAATGAATCGATATCAAAGAAATTTTCTTTGGGGTTATCACTGATCACAAAAAGAAATTTCACTTGATTAAATGGTcaataataaaaaaatctaaGCATCAAGGTGGTCTAGGTATTCAAAACCTAATTGCTAAAAATAATGCATTGTTAGGAAACTTAGCTTGACGTCTTTTTAAAAGCCCTACTACCCGCTGGGTATCTCTACTATTGAATAAGTATCAAAACATCACCAAAGTCTCTACCACATCCCTTACGTGAAAAAATATACAAGTAGGATGGAAACTTTGCCAATTAGGCTTATTATGGAATGTTGCTAGAGGAACGCACATCAATATTTGGAACGAGCCATGGCTAGGACCTAATATTACCCTTCGAAATTCTATACAAGGACGACTAAACTCTCATGAATTACATGCCACACTCAGCCACCATATCATCAATAATAAAATTGACACCAATTCATTATCCTTTGTCTTTCTAGAACATACACTTTTCTTGATTAACCAAATCCATATCCCTACTTTAACTAACCCCCACGCTTTTGATCAGATCATTTGGGGGCTCACTCCTAAGGGCCAATTCTCTATTAAATCATTATACCATCCGCTACACAAACTAAAAATAGCATACGCACACATTGGATTAGGAAATTAcaattacctccaaaaataatacattttctttggctagtctCACATCAAAGATTAGCCACAGCTACATACCTACACCATATAAATGTCACACAATCTAACATATGCAATCTTTGTCTTCAAAACACATAAACAATTAACCACCTACTATTCCAATGCCCTATCACAACCACTATATGGTCTCAATTGTGGATTGACACTATATTACGTACTTGTGACATCCAACTCTCAGCACCCATCCAAATCATACAACACTTAGTCAATAACACTAACAACCTCCCTTTCAGTTTGCCATCACGCGTTCTTATCCCACACATAGTATGGTATATTTGGAAGCTCTGGAATCATTATCTTTTTAATAGGCACTCACACCCGCCTCTTTCAACACAACATTTGATAACACAAGAAGTAAAATATCATTACCTTATTAAATAAAATGTACCAGCACCAACACGCACACATATGTATGTCAAATGGCATCCGCCACCGCTAGGTAAAATTAAACTAAACACTGATGGAGCAGCCAAAAACAATCCATCGAACAATGGTATAGGAGGAGTATTCCGCAATACAATGGGACAGTGTTTACTAGGCTTCATAGGTACAAGAGCTACATGTAACTCCACCTACATGGAATTACATGCACTATTACAGGGTTTGCAACTAGCATGGCTTCATCAATTCATTCCACTGGAAGTGAACGTGGATTCTACTGAGGTAATATCAATGCTTAACAAAGATATTTGCACTACTCATCCACCTTAATGAAATGCAGGCACTTAATATAGCTGGGTAATCCTCCGATTATCCACACATAGAGGGAGCAAAACTACGTTGCATATACTCTTGCTCAGAATGGTTCTACTGgtactggggggggggggggactatATAACAACCTTCACCCACTCACCAAGTTTTTTGCTACCACGTCTCTTGGCTGATCAACAAGGCACTGCCTGCCCAAGATCTGTGAAGACTACATGCCCAACCAACTTATCCTACAGTCCGACTTTTTTGGAAAGTGATCACTCCAACGATCACCATTTTGATTACAATTTTTGTAATGTATTGCAACAAGCTCCTTGTACTGTCACAATTTAAATCAATATAAGTTCATCCGTTGACAAAAAAAAAGTAGAGTCTTATCAAATCCTGAAAATTGACACCTTATCATTACTTTCTATATCTCTTTCTACTTGAAATCCATCTTCAATCAATTAATCTTCCCCAAATCCAACCATAAGAACATGAAACTTTCACCTGGACCCTTCATTTTTAGCGCGATTGGGTGCTTACTATGGTTTAATACCGATATACAACTCATCCTCAGGGACCTTAAGACTAAGTATGGTCCTCTCATAAACCTCAGAATTGGATCTCTTCGTCCTTCCATATTCATCGCTAGCCACTCATTAGCCTAGAAAGAGTTAGTCCAACACGGAGATGTTCTCTGATCGACCAAAGGATATGCCGACTTTTAATAGTCAACAAATTAACCATTTGACCTAGTTCCTTTAGCCATTTATTCCGAGAATCTATCAGCTCTGAAACTAATGTTAACTGATATGTTAACTGAATCGTAGGAACTAAACAATAGATCGAGAATTTAATAGTTAGTTCAGGAATTATGCAGGGTAATTCGAGAAGATAACCTAAATGATGggatgaagaagatgaatttAGAATAGAGTAGTATCTAGACAAATTGTAAATATATATTGATGATCTTTACAGAAATTACAAGTCTATATATCACAATTGTAATGAAAGAGTAGTTGGTTATTTCCTAACTAACTTTCTCGCCCAATTTCCCTTTAACCACTTCTAACTAActcgaataacaactcaatcatttcCTCACCAGCTAACTAATCCAGTTGAGTAGAATGATACTCATATATTTACAATATACTGATATTAGTATCTGATGCATATATAATTTTTGTCCTGTTTTTTTACCATTGGATAACACTGTGCTGAATAAGTTCTTTTATGATTACacaattacatatttttataagTTGTTGATTTCAGTATTTGCAGCAAAGAAGGTGTTGCCTGTTTGTGGGTATCAATTGATTTACGTGAAAAATATTTATGGAGTATCTTCATGCATTTCTAATAGTTGTATCATCTTTTTCCCAGACCAGTCTTGAACTTGTAGCCAAATCATCCAAATTGCATTTCCTAAtatttttccattgtttgttgCAATCTGTTGGACACATATAGTTGTGGATACATTTTTATTATAATCCTATTATTGTCGATGCATATTGTTATTAAGTATCATTGCTCAGTGATATGGCTCTGGCTTTGAGCAGGAGAGCAAGGAGCCGACATTACTTCGTTGTAATTGCGAATATCAGAGTACATGCATAATGACGTGAGGTAATGTCATGCCGAGATGCCTATGCAAGGTAGCCAAGCTTATGTGTGGGGATTCATGTGGATGCACCAAGGATGCACCAAGAAAGTATGCATAAATCATTATAAAGAGGAACATGTATACAAGTACATAGTTTCCTAtttaaaattcataattttaTAGGTCACACCTTAATACATCTGTTTTTTATAGGTGCGCCTAGACCCATCAGAGATGTGGTGTACATGCtttactgatatatatatatatatatatattgcaaaaAGTTAGTGTTgactttctctctcttttttctccatACTTGATGTACATAGTGCAACATTCTTCCAAGAAATAAATTATAGCTTCACATAGTCATCTTATTATTCATATTGATAATAACTAATTCAACTTAGTAAAAGGTAAGCCATATGTTTGCAATATATTATCTTGGATATTGTTGCAAAAATTTCATTTACTAATATAAAAACATaaagtatttatttcaaagttttaaaatatttcttcTATTAAACAACAAGTTTTTTCTCTCtataattattttctaaaatatattatagaaaaatatactaacaagtttTTTGTTTTGGGACACCAGAAAGTGAGGAGACTTGGGAAAAAGGTAAAGGCTCAGAGGTGCAATTGTGCGAGGGTTTTGCATCTATACACGGTTTTGGGATTACAATTGAACCTATATCcattttataaaaagaaattgCAAGCCTACccactttacgatcaacttcaAACTTATTGGatctgaagttaaaaaaaatagtatgaagtgaaaaaattatacttcagatgcactttaaggccaaataggtctgaagtgcaaccaatgatttcatgcacttaagaccaataagtttgaagtgaaaaattgcacttcagatgcacttaaagcCAAAAGGTCTGAAATGCAAACGTTTTCCTACACTTAAGgcaataagtctgaagtaaaaattacacttcagatgcacttaagaccaataagtctgaagttAAAAGtcgcacttcagatgcacttaaggccaaaagttCTGAAGCGCAACAAACGGTTTCCTGCACTTAAGGCTAGGGCtattcaaaaccgaaccgaaaccatTAACCAAACCGATGGCTTATTGGCATAGGGGTACCAGGGTAATGGATGGTGAACAGAttgagattttaaaattaatggcTTAATGATTTGGaggcggattactcaattttcttatcgggtaaGCCGTTGAcccattaattttttttatatatacactTTTACCCCCTATATATATAAAGTACTATTAAAACACTGTGGCAGTTGACTCCATTTTCTAGCGATAAAGTCTACTGTGGTAGTTTTGCCGACATTATCAAGACCTAAAAATAAAATCTTAGCATCTTTCTGCCATAGACCAAGCGATGCGAGAACTCCGTAGAACCAATCGACCAAAAACATTCATTTCAAATTGATTTTGATTGACTATGAGCCTTAAGATGCAGATTTAAGAAAAAAGACAAAGGTGTTTGATGGATCGAATGATATAAGAACAAAAAGTGTATCACAATCTCTCGATGGATTCAAGGGAGAATATTTCCTCAAAATGGTAGACTTTATCACTAGAGAGTAGAGTCAAGGTAGactttctatttttattcttcCCCCATTTGGTAttgattgtttttttttgttaagcCAATAAACTGCCCGATAATCATTAATCCGATATCAATCCACCCATTGCCTTATTGGATGACTAGTggattactatatttataattcGATAACCGATAAACTGAACCATTAAGCGTAATTAACCACCTAATAAGCACCCttacttaaggccaataagtctgaagtgaaaaattgcacttcagatgcacttaaggccaaaggGTCTGAAGTACAACCAACGTTTTCATGcgcttaaggccaaataggcctgGAGTGCAAATTGCCCGGAAACAGAAATTTGTTCTTTAAattttaacaatccaatatacgatttaatacctaaatctactccaaatgagctcaaatttgaaacttaacctccaaatatcatcaagaatAAACCTCAATTATCGATTTGtcaaaacaataataaatctAACGACCCCATTTtgtaattaagaaaaagaaaaagaaaaaaccttAAGCAATAGTAAAAACTAAAGCGCCACAATAGCTCACTACTGTAAAACATCATAAACTTCCTTGAAATATATTcacaaacaccatataaaatcattgttatctgaagaagaagaagaagaagaagaagaagatgatgatgatgatgaagaaaaaggagaaaaaagcctgaagttatttaaacaatgggtataagttaaaaaaattaaaaattgggTACAAACCATATCGTCTATGATGAGAGTCGTTGAAGACCCATGTTTTCACCAATGTGCACATTTATTATCACAGCACTTTGTTGCACCAGCCAGGAATTGAACCTAGGTTTGTATcgtactattctaccactaggcCACTatgcttgttgttttgatatttcaaAATGTTTTAAGCTAGGACATTTAATCTATTTGTTTACGTCCATAAAATGGAAATGTAAGTTATAATCATTTTAATTATCTTGTACATCACCAATAGTCTTATGGAGATGGAATTTTGTGACAAAATTAACTAAGGTTATTGGTggatattgttgatatttgattGAGTTGAAGTAGAAACTAATCTAGTAGCTCACCACGATTAAATAATTACACTAGTGATGGAGCATTCATCTCAATCACAGAATCTGGCTTTAAGATAAAATAAAACTAGCTTAAGCCTTTTTAATGTCATTGGCTTAATATTAACTCACAAAACAGACGACCATAAGATAGTTCATATTTTATAGACTTTCAGAGCTAATAAATATAggagagaaagagaaaacaaacatGAAAGAAAGGAAGCTAATCTGATGAAATTGGAGCTGATTTTTCATTCATACAGCAAATGTTTGTTTTATACATAAAGTACATAAAATGTAGGGTCTATCAAGTCCTGGAAATTGACTCCTTACCTTACGCTTAAATAAAGCTCCACCACATTACACTTACATTCAATAAAATCAACATTTACATACTGCACCAATAAAATAAACTATCATTCAGGATTTTTAGGCGTCAGGGGTGCAATATTCTATTCAATCAATGTACGCTGAAGGCTTTTAGTGTTCAGGTTGCCAAGCGCTTTACATTAACTATTTTCAAGGTATATACATATACAAATACAAGATTTTTTCCGAAGTTTATAGGGTCCGGTCACCCATCATTATAATATATAGGTCCGCCTCTGCTATCATGTACTACTAATTTTATTTCCCAGAGTTCGATGCAATATTGGTTTACTACTTTTATTCGTCTGCATAATTTAAGTCATGGCGttttattatgattattttttccttttttttttaattattgtttCTCTGTCTCTCTTCTCCCCTCGCCTCACACATGTGACAACACTACTAAAAAAAATTGTCAACTTGTAGAATAGTAGATGCAATAAGCAGTTCTATATAGTATAATAGAAGGAAGAGGAGACTTTAGAAAGTGGAGCAGAAAAAACAATGGAATCATGGCTCATGATAATCATCACTCTATGTATCTCTTTCTTCTTGAAATCCATCTTCAATCTATTAACCTTCTCCAAATCCAACCACAAGAACAAGAAACTCCCACCTGGGCCCTTCCCTTTTAGCGCGATTGGGTGCTTACTGTGGTTTAATGCCGATATACAGCTCATCCTCAGGGACCTCAAGACTAAGTATGGTCCTCTCATCAACCTCAGAATTGGATCTCTTCGTCCTTCCATATTCGTCGCTAGCCACTCATTAGCCTACCAAGCTTTAGTCCAGCACAGCGCTGTTTTCTCTGATCGGCCAAAGGATATGCAGACTGTTAATAGTCAACGGGTTAACATTAGCTTTTCCCCTTATGGCCCCTTATGGCGTCTCCTTCGTCGAAACCTTACCTCTGAAATCGTCCAACCATCTCGCGTCAAGTGCTACTCAAACGCCCGATCTTGGGCGCTCAGTATCCTTATTCAACGGCTCCTTCATGCTCAATCAGACTCTGGACAAGTTGCGAGATTAATTGATCATTTTCAGCATGCCATGTTCTGTCTTCTTCTACTAATGTGCTTCGGGGAAAAGATCGAGGGGGTTCGAGCTAAACAGATTGAAGATACACAACGGAGGTGGCTACTAAGTAATAGCAGATTCAAAAAACTGATCAAATTCTTCCCGAGAGGACTAGGAAAGATCATTTTCAAGAATCGTTGGGAAGAGCTCGTACAACTGCAACAAGAGCAAGAGGGAATCTTTATCCCTCTGATCCAGGCACGAATGACGGCTAAATCATCTGAAAAGATTAGTGATGGTTCGAATCAAGAAACAGAAGATGAAGCAAAAGTGGCGCCTGTGGCGTGCTATGTGGATACGTTGCTAAATTTGGAATTGCCGGAGGAAAAGAAGAAGCTTAATCTTGGACAGATAATTAGCCTCTGCAGCGAGTTCCTCAA is from Nicotiana tabacum cultivar K326 chromosome 18, ASM71507v2, whole genome shotgun sequence and encodes:
- the LOC107775295 gene encoding cytochrome P450 89A2-like; protein product: MESWLMIIITLCISFFLKSIFNLLTFSKSNHKNKKLPPGPFPFSAIGCLLWFNADIQLILRDLKTKYGPLINLRIGSLRPSIFVASHSLAYQALVQHSAVFSDRPKDMQTVNSQRVNISFSPYGPLWRLLRRNLTSEIVQPSRVKCYSNARSWALSILIQRLLHAQSDSGQVARLIDHFQHAMFCLLLLMCFGEKIEGVRAKQIEDTQRRWLLSNSRFKKLIKFFPRGLGKIIFKNRWEELVQLQQEQEGIFIPLIQARMTAKSSEKISDGSNQETEDEAKVAPVACYVDTLLNLELPEEKKKLNLGQIISLCSEFLNAATDTTSTSLQWIMANLVKYPSIQEKLYQEICEVVNTGNPNEGKTNIVKEEDVQKMPYLKAVILEGLRRHPPVHLLLPHAVTEEVELNGYAIPKDSTINFMVADIGLDPEVWENPLDFKPDRFLDHDTTEAFDIIGSRDIKMMPFGAGRRVCPGYGLAMLHLEYFVANLIWHFEWKGVDGDDVGLSELQELTVVMKNPLRARVLPRVNQ